Genomic DNA from Desulfuromonas versatilis:
AGATATCGCTGATCAGCAGGCCCCGGTCGTAATCGGCTACCAGCGCCAGGTCCCCTGCCAGTTCAAGGGCCAGGGGATTGGCCACCTGATCGATGCTTCCGAGCGGGCGCGGCGCGGCCGGGTCGGCCAGGTCGAAGATCTGCAGCAGGCGGGATTTCCCCGTGGTGAAGGCCGTCTGCCCGCGCAGGGCCGCCGCCTCCGTCGGTCCGAATCGGTCGAGACGTTTTCCCAGGGTCGGCCGGTCCGGGTCCTCCAGGTGCAGAAGCCTGGACTGCCTGTCGGTCAGGCCCAGGGGGGGCGCAAGGGTCAGGCTATCCGGGCTGTTCAAGGATTGAACCTCGCCGAGAGGTCGCAATTCCCCGGGGGTGGCCAGATTGAAGAGCTTTAGGCCGCCAAGGTTCTCCCCGACAGCCAGAATCCCCTCGGCCAGACGGACCAGTTGGAAATTTCCACGGGCCTCCGCCTCATTTGGGGAGGTTTGTTCCAGGACCTCCTGTCCTCCGAGTACCTGCAGTCCCTGTTCTCCACAGGCAAGAAAAATCTCATCCCCCGCGACGGTGAAACCCAAAATCCGGTGGTCGTTCTGAATCATCCCCAGCGGGCTGGGGTGGGCGGGATCTTCCAGATCAAAGCGATAGAAACCTCCCGTTTGGGCCGCGAGGTAGAGACGCTCACCGCTGACCTCCACCCGGGTGGCTTTTTCGCCAACCGCCAGCGAACCGAGAAACCGGGGCTGGAGGGGGTCGGCCAGGTCGACGACCTGCAGGCCGGCCTGGCTGGCCGCCAGGTAGGCGATCTGGCCGGCCAGGGCCACCTCGCGGACTTGCCCATGGGCGGCCAGGTGGGAAACCGGCCGGGGGTCCTGCGGGCTGGAGACGTCGACCAGGTGGAGCCCCCCCTGCCCCGCGGCGACCAGGACCAGGTCGCCCATGAGGGCCAGATCCCAGGCGAAACCCGGGACTTGCAGGCTGCCCACCAACCGGGGTTCGCCGGGCTCGGCGACGTTCACCACCTGCAGGCCGCCGCCTCCCGTTGCCAGATAGGCCAGATCGCCCCGCACGGCCACGTTCATGGTCACCCCGTCGGTGGGCAGGGTCCCGAGCAGCCGTGGCGTTTCGGGTGCGGAAATGTCGACGATGGCCAGCCCCCCCTTGATGAGGGCCAGGTAGGCCCTGTCCCCCTGCAGAGCGATGGACCAGGTCTTCCCCGGCAGCTCCAGGGTGCCGACGATCCGGGGCGAGGCCGGGTCCGTGATGTCGGCTATCGCCAGCCCTCGGGAAGCATTCGCCAGGTAGGCGAAATCCCCCCGCACGGTGACGTCCTCCAACATTGAATGAGTGTCGAGGGCGCCGATCCGGGCCCTTCGGTTCAGGGTGTCCGGGACCAGGGAAACCCGGGTGGTCCGGTCGAAGCCCGAGCCATGGAGGACCAGCTCTTTCAGAGAACCGGTGGGGGTGGAGACCGCGGTAATGTCGTCGACTCGCAGGGGGGGAGGCGGGCTCGGATTGGCCAGGGCGAAGAGCCCGGCGCTCAGGGCCAGCAGGATGGCGCAGGCCGCCAGCGTCCAGAGCAGACCGCGGCGTCCTTGCCCCCGTTGGGGAATTTTGTCCTGGATTTGGGAATCGTGCATGGCGGGGCGATTATCCTGTGGGCCGAACCATCAGCAGGCTTTTTCGGCCCGGTGGCGGGGGCCGTGCTTCAGCCATTTGTCAATTGTTTCCAGTAGCTGCTTCTGCTTGAAGGGTTTGCGCAGAAAATCGTCCATCCCCGCCTCGCGGCAGCGCTGGATGTCCTCCTGCTGCGCCCTGGCGGTCAGGGCGATGATCGGAGCGGCGAAGCCGGCGGCGCGCAGGGTCCGCGTGGCCTCGAAGCCGTCCATGACCGGCATGGTGCAGTCCATCAGGACCAGCTGGTGCCCCCCCTGCAGC
This window encodes:
- a CDS encoding LVIVD repeat-containing protein, with protein sequence MHDSQIQDKIPQRGQGRRGLLWTLAACAILLALSAGLFALANPSPPPPLRVDDITAVSTPTGSLKELVLHGSGFDRTTRVSLVPDTLNRRARIGALDTHSMLEDVTVRGDFAYLANASRGLAIADITDPASPRIVGTLELPGKTWSIALQGDRAYLALIKGGLAIVDISAPETPRLLGTLPTDGVTMNVAVRGDLAYLATGGGGLQVVNVAEPGEPRLVGSLQVPGFAWDLALMGDLVLVAAGQGGLHLVDVSSPQDPRPVSHLAAHGQVREVALAGQIAYLAASQAGLQVVDLADPLQPRFLGSLAVGEKATRVEVSGERLYLAAQTGGFYRFDLEDPAHPSPLGMIQNDHRILGFTVAGDEIFLACGEQGLQVLGGQEVLEQTSPNEAEARGNFQLVRLAEGILAVGENLGGLKLFNLATPGELRPLGEVQSLNSPDSLTLAPPLGLTDRQSRLLHLEDPDRPTLGKRLDRFGPTEAAALRGQTAFTTGKSRLLQIFDLADPAAPRPLGSIDQVANPLALELAGDLALVADYDRGLLISDISSLERPQLQKALALPGPARDLALRGELAFVATGERGVQVIDFKDPRSPRLLGGGPDGVSCVYLEVEDSLVFCLGVEGRQDLLTILDASDPARLQLNQKFPIPIPSSRIATPHSRIVSAESGGYVYLGAADKLLAIEIAEPGKTRIAGTLELPTPVRDLAVTGNRLYLVGNNSILVADISDAARPRLVGGSQAPGSLTDLVISGHLAFASDPAQGLFILDIGDPARPEILGSLITPGQAAGLVAAENLLYLADGPAGLQVIDINDRGAPRLLTTVKTPGGARGLALAGEHLLLASGREGLQVLSLADPLHPKRVGGLSLPWPLRNFAQVLHVAVQGEFAFAACGEGGLQVIDISHPGRPRLAGSVELPGWSKKVVLKGQLALVPALHHGVHVIDLSHPAEPQLIGTIHTQGVAHDLQFDGDTLIIADGYGGLKFAQLPREIQALAVSKPDRLTLPLPGDLPPGQYTLRVFNRTGSVELPGRVTIPAP